From Microlunatus capsulatus, a single genomic window includes:
- a CDS encoding DUF58 domain-containing protein yields the protein MASVLGEPTRATIPLNKLAPEAALRRLELTIVRRLEGYLHGDHLGLLPGPGSETNDARAYIAGEDDVRKIDWAVTARTTVPYVRDTMSDRELEVWALLDVTPSMNWGTEGVTKRDLGIAAIATIGFLSQKMGDRFGGYVMRPDSLRRLPARSGRSALYALLRSMLTEPFVPDHATGSMSLAAGIEQLSRTQRRRGLRVVVSDFLTPGDHELDPNVEPEWERSMRRLGVRNQVLAVEVVDRREVEFPDVGDMLIRDPETDFERYVNTADPDARARMDAASAAQRERIRIALRRAGVGHIQLRTDQDWVADIARFVLAYRRVASMLHAPPQGVTK from the coding sequence GTGGCGTCGGTGCTGGGCGAGCCGACCCGGGCGACCATCCCGCTGAACAAGCTCGCGCCCGAGGCGGCGCTGCGCCGGCTGGAGCTGACGATCGTCCGGCGCCTGGAGGGCTACCTGCACGGCGACCACCTGGGCCTGCTGCCCGGGCCGGGCTCGGAGACCAACGACGCCCGCGCCTACATCGCCGGCGAGGACGACGTCCGCAAGATCGACTGGGCCGTCACCGCCCGGACGACGGTGCCCTACGTCCGCGACACCATGTCCGACCGCGAGCTCGAGGTCTGGGCGCTGCTGGACGTGACGCCGTCGATGAACTGGGGGACCGAGGGCGTCACCAAGCGCGATCTCGGCATCGCCGCCATCGCCACCATCGGCTTCCTCAGCCAGAAGATGGGTGACCGCTTCGGCGGCTACGTGATGCGCCCGGACTCGCTGCGCCGGCTGCCCGCGCGCTCGGGCCGCTCCGCGCTCTACGCCCTGCTGCGCTCGATGCTCACCGAGCCGTTCGTGCCCGACCACGCGACCGGCTCGATGTCGCTCGCCGCCGGCATCGAGCAGCTGTCGCGCACCCAGCGGCGCCGCGGCCTGCGCGTCGTCGTCTCGGACTTCCTGACCCCGGGAGACCACGAGCTCGACCCGAACGTCGAGCCCGAGTGGGAGCGCTCGATGCGCCGGCTGGGGGTGCGGAACCAGGTGCTGGCCGTCGAGGTGGTCGACCGGCGCGAGGTCGAGTTCCCCGACGTCGGCGACATGCTGATCCGCGACCCCGAGACCGACTTCGAGCGCTACGTGAACACCGCCGACCCCGACGCCCGGGCCCGGATGGACGCGGCCAGCGCCGCCCAGCGGGAACGGATCCGGATCGCCCTTCGTCGTGCTGGTGTCGGGCACATCCAGCTGCGCACCGACCAGGACTGGGTGGCCGACATCGCCCGGTTCGTGCTGGCCTACCGCCGGGTGGCCAGCATGCTGCACGCACCGCCCCAGGGAG
- a CDS encoding AAA family ATPase, whose amino-acid sequence MSERQNGQSHPAPLANQQASRLLQDAIAGVQRVIVGQESMVEQLMVGLLAKGHCLLEGVPGVAKTLAVRSFATVVGGDFARIQFTPDLVPSDIVGTRIYKASQETFDVELGPVFVNFVLADEINRAPAKVQAAMLELMAEKQVSIGGTTYPVPQPFIVIATQNPVESEGVYPLPEAQRDRFLLKIDVPYPRGNEEFEILRRMSVDPPSARPVLNPEMILDLQRQAGEVFVHNLVAEYIVRLVLATRTPAEFGIPDLEQVIQIGCSPRATLGLVAASRALALIHGRDYVLPTDVQAVAKNVMAHRIVLGFDAVADNISAAQVVERIVAMVPPPTPVWNGQQQQAPRGGQPQQPQQPQPQQPQAQQPQPGQPYPQGQPYPPPAYPPPPGDGR is encoded by the coding sequence GTGTCCGAGCGCCAGAACGGCCAGAGCCACCCGGCGCCGTTGGCCAACCAGCAGGCGTCGCGCCTCCTCCAGGACGCGATCGCCGGCGTCCAGCGCGTGATCGTCGGCCAGGAGTCGATGGTCGAGCAGCTGATGGTCGGGCTGCTGGCGAAGGGCCACTGCCTCCTCGAGGGCGTGCCCGGCGTGGCCAAGACGCTGGCGGTGCGCAGCTTCGCCACCGTCGTCGGCGGCGACTTCGCCCGCATCCAGTTCACCCCGGACCTGGTGCCCTCCGACATCGTCGGCACCCGGATCTACAAGGCCAGCCAGGAGACGTTCGACGTCGAGCTGGGCCCGGTCTTCGTGAACTTCGTGCTGGCCGACGAGATCAACCGCGCGCCCGCCAAGGTGCAGGCCGCGATGCTCGAGCTGATGGCCGAGAAGCAGGTCTCGATCGGCGGCACCACCTACCCGGTCCCGCAGCCGTTCATCGTCATCGCCACCCAGAACCCCGTCGAGTCCGAGGGCGTCTACCCGCTCCCGGAGGCGCAGCGCGACCGGTTCCTGCTGAAGATCGACGTGCCCTACCCGCGCGGCAACGAGGAGTTCGAGATCCTCCGCCGGATGAGCGTCGACCCGCCCAGCGCGCGGCCGGTGCTGAACCCGGAGATGATCCTCGACCTGCAGCGCCAGGCCGGCGAGGTCTTCGTGCACAACCTCGTGGCCGAGTACATCGTCCGCCTGGTGCTGGCCACCCGGACGCCCGCCGAGTTCGGCATCCCCGACCTCGAGCAGGTCATCCAGATCGGCTGCAGCCCGCGCGCCACGCTGGGCCTGGTCGCGGCCAGCCGCGCCCTGGCCCTCATCCACGGCCGCGACTACGTGCTCCCCACCGACGTCCAGGCCGTGGCCAAGAACGTCATGGCCCACCGCATCGTCCTCGGCTTCGACGCCGTCGCCGACAACATCTCCGCCGCGCAGGTGGTCGAGCGGATCGTCGCCATGGTCCCGCCGCCCACCCCGGTCTGGAACGGCCAGCAGCAGCAAGCCCCGCGCGGTGGACAGCCGCAGCAGCCCCAGCAGCCCCAGCCGCAGCAGCCCCAGGCCCAGCAGCCCCAGCCGGGCCAGCCGTACCCGCAGGGCCAGCCCTACCCGCCCCCCGCCTACCCGCCGCCCCCGGGCGACGGCCGCTGA
- a CDS encoding HAD family hydrolase, with translation MSPVAPRARDLDDRVPRVVVTDMDGTFLSPDGTVSAENRAAVLAAQEAGILVLFATGRPVRWLDVIRDLPGAHPTVIASNGAVLYDLGSGELLDRVCVDPLVALEAVRAVRAAVPDAAFAFESGTRFGHEDGYRLWRSDPAVDPALFTGPAEQIAHTEPFVKMLVQSQALDADRLLADVLAVVGDRLTVTHSAAHGVGLVEVSGPGVSKASMLARCCARLGVDPADVAAFGDMPNDVAMLSWAGLPHVVANAHPLLLEGPYRVVPANAESGVGRTIQDWVARTAATAGAEPTLTS, from the coding sequence GTGAGCCCCGTCGCGCCCCGCGCCCGGGACCTCGACGACCGGGTGCCCCGGGTCGTCGTCACCGACATGGACGGCACCTTCCTCTCCCCCGACGGCACCGTCAGCGCGGAGAACCGGGCCGCGGTCCTCGCCGCGCAAGAGGCGGGCATCCTCGTGCTGTTCGCCACCGGGCGGCCGGTGCGCTGGCTCGACGTCATCCGCGACCTGCCCGGCGCCCACCCGACGGTGATCGCCAGCAACGGGGCCGTGCTGTACGACCTCGGCTCCGGTGAGCTGCTCGACCGGGTCTGCGTGGACCCGCTGGTGGCTCTGGAGGCGGTCCGGGCCGTCCGGGCGGCCGTGCCCGACGCCGCCTTCGCCTTCGAGTCCGGCACCCGCTTCGGGCACGAGGACGGCTACCGGCTGTGGCGGTCCGACCCGGCCGTCGACCCGGCCCTGTTCACCGGGCCGGCGGAGCAGATCGCCCACACCGAGCCGTTCGTCAAGATGCTGGTGCAGAGCCAGGCCCTGGACGCCGACCGGCTGCTGGCCGACGTGCTCGCCGTCGTCGGCGACCGGCTGACCGTCACCCACTCCGCCGCCCACGGCGTCGGGCTGGTGGAGGTCAGCGGCCCCGGGGTCAGCAAGGCGTCGATGCTGGCGCGCTGCTGCGCCCGCCTGGGCGTCGACCCCGCCGACGTGGCCGCCTTCGGGGACATGCCGAACGACGTCGCCATGCTCAGCTGGGCCGGGCTGCCGCACGTCGTCGCCAACGCGCACCCGCTGCTGCTCGAGGGCCCGTACCGGGTCGTGCCGGCCAACGCCGAGTCCGGCGTCGGGCGCACGATCCAGGACTGGGTCGCCCGGACGGCCGCGACCGCCGGCGCCGAGCCCACGCTGACGTCGTGA
- a CDS encoding glycosyltransferase 87 family protein, which produces MTRALRGVAVCLLPVLVGLYVAATTFGGGRFVPWRPVMVDLDVYRRAGLVLLQGGDFYTLPGSLQFLYPPFAAVLAVPLALLPTALVQIGWTVAGVLALLAVLHRFGLHGWVLSLVGTACVWFVEPVTQTLAFGQLGIFLVALVVLDLVPGPRVAARRLLPEGALTALAAAVKLTPAIFVVQLLVVRRTRAFVTAVVTGLVVTLASAVVAPRASLGFWGRLAHGDTGLGGSIIYYTNQSVMADVVRVLGLGGGAAALGLALSALVAALGVWAGWRWYRRDVALAVTLCGVASLLASPVSWLHHFVWVVPLALCLIQHSRGRDAADRPLAPLPGWFTALGWIFVGWVVASPFRRLPNGADVELQWSAGQHALASTTAVLGVALLAGAVVVAGRTVPPDPAGTPAGVSAAARPGS; this is translated from the coding sequence GTGACCCGGGCGCTCCGCGGCGTCGCCGTCTGCCTGCTGCCCGTGCTCGTCGGGCTCTACGTGGCCGCCACCACCTTCGGCGGCGGCCGCTTCGTGCCCTGGCGGCCGGTGATGGTCGACCTCGACGTCTACCGCCGCGCGGGCCTCGTGCTGCTCCAGGGCGGCGACTTCTACACCCTGCCCGGCTCCCTGCAGTTCCTGTACCCGCCCTTCGCCGCGGTGCTGGCCGTGCCGCTCGCGCTGCTGCCGACGGCCCTGGTGCAGATCGGCTGGACGGTCGCAGGCGTCCTCGCGCTGCTGGCCGTGCTGCACCGCTTCGGGCTGCACGGCTGGGTGCTGAGCCTGGTGGGCACGGCCTGCGTCTGGTTCGTGGAGCCGGTCACCCAGACGCTGGCCTTCGGCCAGCTGGGCATCTTCCTGGTCGCCCTCGTCGTCCTGGACCTCGTCCCCGGGCCCCGGGTCGCCGCGCGCCGGCTGCTCCCCGAGGGCGCCCTCACCGCGCTCGCCGCGGCCGTCAAGCTCACGCCGGCGATCTTCGTCGTCCAGCTCCTGGTGGTCCGCCGCACCCGGGCCTTCGTGACCGCCGTCGTCACCGGCCTGGTCGTCACGCTGGCCAGCGCCGTCGTCGCCCCACGCGCCTCCCTGGGCTTCTGGGGCCGGCTGGCGCACGGCGACACCGGCCTGGGCGGCAGCATCATCTACTACACGAACCAGTCCGTGATGGCCGACGTCGTCCGGGTCCTCGGGCTGGGCGGCGGGGCCGCCGCGCTCGGCCTGGCCCTGTCCGCCCTGGTCGCCGCGCTCGGCGTCTGGGCCGGCTGGCGCTGGTACCGCCGCGACGTGGCCCTGGCCGTCACCCTCTGCGGCGTCGCCAGCCTGCTGGCCTCCCCGGTCTCGTGGCTGCACCACTTCGTCTGGGTGGTCCCGCTGGCCCTGTGCCTGATCCAGCACAGCCGGGGCCGCGACGCCGCCGACCGCCCGCTGGCCCCCCTGCCGGGCTGGTTCACCGCGCTCGGCTGGATCTTCGTCGGCTGGGTCGTGGCCTCGCCCTTCCGCCGGCTGCCCAACGGCGCCGACGTCGAGCTGCAGTGGAGCGCGGGCCAGCACGCCCTGGCCTCCACGACGGCGGTGCTCGGCGTCGCCCTGCTGGCCGGCGCCGTCGTGGTCGCCGGCCGCACGGTCCCGCCGGACCCGGCCGGCACCCCCGCCGGGGTCAGCGCGGCCGCGCGCCCCGGAAGTTGA
- a CDS encoding SMP-30/gluconolactonase/LRE family protein, giving the protein MIPARFEVLDERFAGTGGDRFLEQVFDRGRWLEGPAYAPAARVLLFSDIPNDRVLRYDEVSGRTDVFATPADFPNGRTLDPQGRFVSCEHGARRVTRVEHDGSTTVLADSWQGRRLNSPNDVVVRSDGSIWFTDPSYGIHTDYEGHRGTSEIGARHVFRLGPDGGEPEVVADDFVQPNGLAFSPDERHLYVVDSDQHTIRLFDVDGARLRGGAVWAADDLGYDGLRFDDGGRLWAAAQDGVHCYHPDGTLLGKLLVPEIVANLEFGGPQRNQLYLTATTSLYTLRVNFRGARPR; this is encoded by the coding sequence ATGATCCCCGCCCGTTTCGAGGTCCTGGACGAGCGCTTCGCCGGCACGGGGGGCGACCGCTTCCTGGAGCAGGTCTTCGACCGCGGCCGCTGGCTGGAGGGCCCGGCCTACGCCCCGGCCGCCCGGGTGCTGCTGTTCAGCGACATCCCCAACGACCGGGTGCTGCGCTACGACGAGGTGAGCGGGCGCACCGACGTCTTCGCCACGCCCGCCGACTTCCCGAACGGCCGCACCCTCGACCCCCAGGGCCGCTTCGTCAGCTGCGAGCACGGCGCGCGCCGGGTGACCCGGGTGGAGCACGACGGCAGCACCACCGTGCTCGCCGACTCCTGGCAGGGCCGCCGGCTCAACAGCCCCAACGACGTCGTCGTCCGCTCCGACGGCTCGATCTGGTTCACCGACCCCAGCTACGGCATCCACACCGACTACGAGGGCCACCGCGGCACCTCCGAGATCGGCGCCCGGCACGTCTTCCGGCTGGGCCCCGACGGCGGCGAGCCCGAGGTGGTGGCCGACGACTTCGTGCAGCCGAACGGGCTGGCGTTCTCCCCCGACGAGCGGCACCTCTACGTCGTGGACAGCGACCAGCACACCATCCGGCTCTTCGACGTCGACGGCGCCCGGCTCCGCGGCGGGGCCGTCTGGGCGGCCGACGACCTCGGCTACGACGGGCTGCGCTTCGACGACGGCGGCCGGCTGTGGGCCGCGGCGCAGGACGGGGTGCACTGCTACCACCCCGACGGCACCCTGCTGGGCAAGCTGCTGGTGCCCGAGATCGTGGCCAACCTGGAGTTCGGCGGGCCGCAGCGCAACCAGCTCTACCTGACGGCGACGACCTCGCTCTACACCCTGCGGGTCAACTTCCGGGGCGCGCGGCCGCGCTGA
- a CDS encoding PrsW family intramembrane metalloprotease, with product MTTASLPAPSPAAPRPGRLRRLGWLWVLLAGALAYLLVLRTLVATENLNFVPSLILLGSIVVPASVLVFAASSGRQVLVPPGLIALVAVLGGVVGTVAAGTLEYDALHRLGALPMIMVGLIEESAKLVVPLVVLLVTRYRDPRAGVIVGVASGMGFATLETMGYGFNALLRSGSLVSVEQTLLLRALLSPAGHVAWTGLTVAALWAVASDPRKGRAVARLVGVFVAAVLLHAAWDGLDNLWVHLVVGGGSFAALLVVIHRAHRGPKPA from the coding sequence ATGACGACCGCGTCCCTGCCCGCGCCCTCGCCCGCCGCCCCCCGGCCGGGCCGCCTCCGCCGCCTCGGCTGGCTGTGGGTGCTGCTCGCCGGCGCCCTGGCCTACCTGCTCGTGCTGCGCACCCTCGTGGCCACCGAGAACCTCAACTTCGTGCCCTCGCTCATCCTTCTGGGCTCGATCGTCGTGCCCGCCTCGGTCCTGGTCTTCGCCGCCTCCAGCGGACGCCAGGTGCTGGTGCCGCCGGGGCTGATCGCGCTGGTGGCGGTGCTCGGCGGCGTCGTCGGCACGGTCGCCGCCGGCACGCTGGAGTACGACGCCCTGCACCGGCTGGGCGCGCTGCCGATGATCATGGTCGGGCTGATCGAGGAGAGCGCCAAGCTGGTGGTGCCGCTCGTCGTGCTGCTGGTCACCCGCTACCGCGACCCCCGCGCCGGGGTGATCGTGGGCGTCGCCAGCGGGATGGGCTTCGCCACCCTGGAGACGATGGGCTACGGCTTCAACGCCCTGCTGCGCAGCGGCAGCCTGGTCAGCGTCGAGCAGACGCTGCTGCTGCGGGCCCTGCTCTCCCCGGCGGGCCACGTCGCCTGGACCGGGCTCACCGTCGCCGCCCTGTGGGCCGTCGCGTCCGACCCGCGCAAGGGCCGCGCCGTCGCCCGGCTGGTCGGGGTCTTCGTCGCCGCCGTGCTCCTGCACGCCGCCTGGGACGGGCTGGACAACCTCTGGGTGCACCTCGTCGTCGGCGGCGGCAGCTTCGCCGCCCTGCTGGTGGTCATCCACCGCGCGCACCGGGGCCCGAAGCCCGCCTGA
- a CDS encoding Nramp family divalent metal transporter, with translation MAVRDDAPGRGSAADSFPTTTLPRPEVRDLPDAPVAYRKLIGPGIVAAGVGLASGEFILFPFIASQVGLIFVWAALVGLFTQYFINLEIERYTLATGETALTGFSRYWRHWGLVFAILAYFANLWPGWATSSATLASYVFGGTPTYIAIGMLLAIGLILTLAPVVYVALERAQMLKVAAVVLLFVVGAIVAVGAEAWADVPQIVTRPGIPVEQLGIATLLGALAFAGAGGGQNLVQSNWMRDKGFGMGEYVPRLVSPITGQPEAKPSTGYIFEPTKANLARWKGWWKFANVEQLCTFVLITFFTILFTSLLAYSTVFGREGLANNIGFIRTEGEVLAERVGSWFKYFFWIIGSFSLFAAALGIVDYTSRLAADVLKTSYARKANESKMYAALVWGLVGVGIVVLLAGFDQPIVLLVIAAVVGGFMMFIYSGLLILINRKILPAPIRIRGVRLGAMIWSILLFGTLSFLTFRDQLGKLFG, from the coding sequence ATGGCAGTCAGAGACGACGCTCCCGGCCGCGGTTCCGCCGCCGACAGCTTCCCCACCACGACGCTCCCGCGCCCCGAGGTGCGCGACCTGCCCGACGCCCCGGTCGCCTACCGCAAGCTGATCGGGCCGGGCATCGTCGCCGCCGGCGTCGGCCTCGCGTCGGGTGAGTTCATCCTCTTCCCCTTCATCGCCAGCCAGGTCGGCCTGATCTTCGTCTGGGCCGCGCTGGTCGGCCTGTTCACCCAGTACTTCATCAACCTGGAGATCGAGCGCTACACCCTGGCCACCGGGGAGACGGCGCTGACCGGCTTCAGCCGCTACTGGCGGCACTGGGGCCTGGTCTTCGCGATCCTCGCCTACTTCGCCAACCTCTGGCCGGGCTGGGCGACCAGCAGCGCGACGCTGGCCTCCTACGTCTTCGGCGGGACGCCGACCTACATCGCCATCGGGATGCTGCTCGCCATCGGCCTCATCCTCACCCTCGCCCCCGTCGTCTACGTGGCGCTGGAGCGCGCGCAGATGCTCAAGGTCGCCGCGGTGGTGCTGCTCTTCGTCGTCGGCGCCATCGTCGCCGTGGGGGCCGAGGCCTGGGCGGACGTGCCGCAGATCGTCACCCGGCCCGGCATCCCCGTCGAGCAGCTGGGCATCGCCACCCTGCTGGGCGCGCTCGCCTTCGCCGGGGCCGGCGGCGGGCAGAACCTCGTGCAGTCCAACTGGATGCGGGACAAGGGCTTCGGGATGGGGGAGTACGTGCCCCGGCTGGTCAGCCCGATCACCGGGCAGCCCGAGGCGAAGCCGTCCACCGGCTACATCTTCGAGCCCACGAAGGCCAACCTCGCCCGCTGGAAGGGCTGGTGGAAGTTCGCCAACGTCGAGCAGCTCTGCACCTTCGTGCTGATCACCTTCTTCACCATCCTGTTCACCTCGCTGCTGGCCTACTCCACCGTCTTCGGCCGGGAGGGCCTGGCCAACAACATCGGGTTCATCAGGACCGAGGGCGAGGTGCTGGCCGAGCGGGTCGGGTCCTGGTTCAAGTACTTCTTCTGGATCATCGGCTCGTTCTCGCTGTTCGCGGCCGCGCTGGGCATCGTCGACTACACGAGCCGGCTGGCCGCGGACGTCCTCAAGACCAGCTACGCGCGGAAGGCGAACGAGTCGAAGATGTACGCCGCCCTGGTCTGGGGCCTGGTGGGCGTCGGCATCGTCGTGCTGCTGGCGGGCTTCGACCAGCCCATCGTCCTGCTGGTCATCGCCGCCGTCGTCGGCGGCTTCATGATGTTCATCTACTCCGGGCTGCTGATCCTCATCAACCGGAAGATCCTGCCGGCGCCGATCCGGATCCGGGGCGTGCGGCTGGGCGCGATGATCTGGTCGATCCTGCTGTTCGGGACGCTCTCGTTCCTGACCTTCCGCGACCAGCTGGGCAAGCTCTTCGGCTGA